A DNA window from Cobetia marina contains the following coding sequences:
- the cobA gene encoding uroporphyrinogen-III C-methyltransferase → MTLKALRHLQQADVIIHDRLVSHEILALARPEARRLYVGKARSDHSVPQEGINQALVDYARAGHRVVRLKGGDAFIFGRGGEELETLADAGISFEVVPGITAASGCAAYAGIPLTHRDHAQSVRFVTGHLKDGSCDLDWEALARPAQTLVFYMGLGSLALICEQLIHHGLAASTPIALVEQGTTARQRVHVATLAEMPAQVAGQGLKPPTLIIVGDVVRLHDSLKWFSPTADSSLGWEDGKHPTPLAQVNTA, encoded by the coding sequence CTGACCCTCAAGGCATTGCGTCATCTGCAGCAGGCCGACGTGATCATCCATGACCGGCTGGTGAGTCACGAGATTCTGGCACTGGCCAGGCCTGAAGCCCGCCGGCTGTATGTCGGCAAGGCGCGCAGTGACCACAGCGTGCCCCAGGAAGGCATCAATCAGGCACTGGTGGACTATGCGCGCGCTGGCCATCGCGTCGTGCGCCTCAAGGGAGGCGATGCCTTCATCTTCGGGCGTGGTGGTGAGGAACTCGAGACGCTGGCGGATGCCGGGATCAGTTTCGAGGTGGTGCCAGGTATCACCGCGGCCTCCGGTTGCGCCGCCTACGCCGGGATTCCGCTGACCCACCGCGATCATGCCCAGTCGGTGCGTTTCGTCACCGGGCACCTCAAGGATGGCAGCTGTGACCTGGACTGGGAGGCGCTGGCACGCCCCGCCCAGACCCTGGTGTTCTACATGGGGCTGGGCAGTCTGGCGCTGATCTGCGAGCAGCTGATCCACCATGGTCTGGCGGCCAGCACGCCGATCGCTCTGGTGGAGCAGGGCACTACCGCGCGTCAGCGCGTGCATGTGGCGACTCTGGCGGAGATGCCGGCACAGGTGGCGGGGCAGGGGCTCAAGCCGCCGACGTTGATCATCGTCGGGGATGTCGTCAGGCTGCATGATTCCCTCAAGTGGTTCTCGCCGACGGCCGACAGCAGCCTTGGCTGGGAAGATGGCAAGCACCCGACGCCGCTGGCCCAGGTGAACACTGCCTGA
- a CDS encoding acyl-CoA dehydrogenase C-terminal domain-containing protein has protein sequence MAKYQAPLKDARFVLNEVFAAEQEWATMEATSEVNAELAEAILEEGARVTQAELLPLNLSGDAEGARFAEGRVTTPKGFKEAYRVLAEGGWMGLGGNPEYGGQGMPKMLTVAFEEMLYATNTSFALYPALNAGACLAMDSHAPESVKRVFLPRMYAGDWLGTMCLTEPHCGTDLGMIRTRAEPLEGDDPLLGLPRYRITGTKIWITGGEHDMVDNIVHLVLAKLPDAPSGTRGISLFLVSRQLLDAEGQPAASNAVSCGSIEHKMGIKGSATCVMNFDGAEGVLIGEPHQGLAAMFTMMNYERLSIGLQGLGLGEVAYQSAMDFAAERLQSRAPTGAQAPDKPADPILVHPDVRRMALETRVWNESGRAFAVFVGQQLDRVKYHADEAVKADADALVQFLTPIAKALLTDRGFDATVMAQQLYGGNGYCVEWGAEQYVRDARIAMIYEGTNGIQAMDLVGRKLYRNRGAYVARFAEQVRAELEGQDDDERTRPFAEACQQELARLECVAEQLLARADDNPEELGAAACDFLDLAGLCVYSYLWLRMARAAVQGLATSGASGEDFYRRKLAMGNYFVQRVLPRAVALEAQIAAGAAPLMAFRLEDFDPAQ, from the coding sequence ATGGCCAAGTATCAGGCACCGCTCAAGGATGCACGTTTCGTGCTCAACGAGGTATTCGCGGCCGAGCAGGAATGGGCGACCATGGAGGCCACTTCCGAGGTGAATGCGGAACTGGCCGAGGCGATACTCGAGGAAGGCGCGCGCGTGACCCAGGCAGAGCTGCTGCCGCTGAACCTGAGTGGTGATGCCGAGGGCGCGCGCTTCGCAGAGGGGCGTGTCACCACGCCCAAGGGCTTCAAGGAAGCCTATCGGGTGCTCGCCGAGGGTGGCTGGATGGGGTTGGGTGGCAACCCTGAATACGGCGGTCAGGGCATGCCAAAGATGCTCACCGTGGCCTTCGAGGAAATGCTCTACGCCACCAATACCAGCTTCGCGCTCTACCCGGCACTGAATGCCGGGGCCTGTCTGGCGATGGACAGTCATGCCCCTGAATCCGTCAAGCGGGTCTTTCTGCCGCGCATGTACGCCGGCGACTGGCTGGGCACCATGTGTCTGACCGAGCCTCACTGCGGGACGGACCTGGGCATGATCCGCACTCGTGCCGAGCCCCTCGAGGGTGATGACCCACTGCTGGGGCTGCCACGTTATCGCATTACCGGCACCAAGATCTGGATCACCGGTGGCGAGCACGACATGGTCGACAACATCGTGCATCTGGTGCTGGCCAAGCTGCCGGATGCGCCTTCCGGCACCCGCGGCATCTCGCTGTTTCTGGTCTCCAGGCAACTGCTCGATGCCGAGGGACAGCCCGCGGCATCGAATGCGGTCAGCTGTGGGTCCATCGAGCACAAGATGGGCATCAAGGGCAGCGCGACCTGCGTGATGAACTTCGATGGTGCCGAAGGGGTGTTGATCGGCGAGCCGCACCAGGGGCTGGCGGCGATGTTCACCATGATGAACTACGAGCGCCTCTCCATCGGCCTGCAAGGGCTGGGACTGGGGGAAGTGGCCTATCAGAGTGCGATGGATTTCGCTGCTGAACGTCTGCAGAGCCGCGCACCGACGGGCGCACAGGCACCAGACAAGCCGGCTGATCCGATTCTGGTTCATCCTGATGTTCGCCGCATGGCGCTGGAAACCCGTGTCTGGAACGAGTCCGGGCGGGCCTTTGCCGTCTTCGTCGGTCAGCAGCTGGATCGCGTCAAGTATCACGCCGATGAAGCGGTGAAGGCTGATGCGGATGCACTGGTGCAATTCCTGACGCCGATCGCCAAGGCGCTGCTGACGGATCGTGGCTTCGATGCCACCGTCATGGCGCAACAGCTCTATGGCGGCAATGGTTATTGCGTGGAGTGGGGTGCCGAGCAGTACGTGCGCGATGCCCGCATCGCGATGATCTACGAAGGCACCAATGGGATCCAGGCGATGGATCTGGTCGGACGCAAGCTCTACCGCAATCGCGGGGCGTACGTGGCACGCTTTGCCGAGCAGGTCAGGGCCGAGCTTGAGGGACAGGATGACGACGAGCGGACCCGGCCGTTCGCCGAGGCCTGCCAGCAGGAACTGGCGCGCCTGGAGTGTGTCGCCGAGCAGTTGCTGGCCCGTGCGGATGACAATCCCGAGGAGCTGGGGGCGGCAGCCTGCGATTTCCTCGACCTGGCCGGGCTGTGTGTCTACAGCTATCTGTGGTTGCGCATGGCGCGTGCCGCGGTACAGGGATTGGCGACATCGGGTGCCAGCGGGGAGGATTTCTACCGTCGCAAGCTGGCCATGGGCAACTACTTCGTCCAGCGGGTCTTGCCGCGCGCCGTCGCGCTGGAAGCCCAGATCGCGGCAGGTGCTGCACCGCTGATGGCCTTCCGTCTCGAGGATTTCGATCCGGCGCAGTGA
- the serS gene encoding serine--tRNA ligase, producing the protein MLDPKLLRADLDATAERLARRGYQLDTEAFAALEARRRDLQIETESLQNERNTRSKSIGNAKARGEDIAPLLAEVSDLGERLDAAKKELSELQSKAEAMAASIPNLPNADVPEGADENDNVELHRWGTPREFDFEVRDHVDLGELKGQLNFELAAKITGSRFAIMHGSIARLHRALVQFMLDKQTLEHGYEEFYVPYIVNRDSLMGTSQLPKFEEDLFKLNDDREFFLIPTAEVPLTNMVRDEILDASDLPLKFTAHTPCFRSEAGAYGRDTRGMIRQHQFDKVEMVQVVEADKSYDALEEMRGHAEAILQALELPYRAVTLCTGDMGFAAAKTYDLEVWLPSQNTYREISSISNCEDFQARRMQARARVEGQKKPQLVHTLNGSGLAVGRCLVAVLENHQNADGSISVPQALRSYMGGVDTLNV; encoded by the coding sequence ATGCTGGACCCGAAACTTCTGCGCGCCGATCTTGACGCGACCGCCGAGCGCCTCGCACGTCGTGGCTATCAGCTGGATACCGAGGCCTTCGCCGCCCTGGAAGCGCGTCGCCGTGATCTGCAGATCGAGACCGAATCGCTGCAGAACGAGCGCAACACTCGCTCCAAGTCCATCGGCAATGCCAAGGCTCGCGGTGAAGACATCGCACCGCTGCTGGCGGAAGTCAGTGATCTGGGCGAGCGCCTCGACGCCGCCAAGAAAGAGCTCTCCGAGCTGCAGAGCAAGGCGGAGGCCATGGCCGCCAGCATCCCGAACCTGCCCAACGCGGACGTGCCGGAAGGCGCCGACGAGAATGACAATGTCGAGCTGCATCGCTGGGGCACCCCGCGTGAGTTCGATTTCGAGGTGCGTGATCACGTTGACCTCGGGGAACTCAAGGGGCAGCTCAACTTCGAGCTCGCCGCCAAGATCACCGGTTCACGCTTTGCCATCATGCACGGCTCCATCGCACGCCTGCATCGTGCGCTGGTGCAGTTCATGCTCGACAAGCAGACCCTCGAGCACGGTTACGAAGAGTTCTACGTGCCCTACATCGTCAACCGTGATTCCTTGATGGGCACCAGCCAGCTGCCCAAGTTCGAGGAAGACCTGTTCAAGCTCAATGACGATCGCGAATTCTTCCTGATCCCGACCGCCGAAGTGCCGCTGACCAACATGGTGCGCGACGAGATTCTCGACGCCAGCGACCTGCCGCTCAAGTTCACCGCGCATACGCCGTGCTTCCGCAGCGAGGCGGGTGCCTATGGTCGCGATACCCGCGGCATGATTCGCCAGCATCAGTTCGACAAGGTCGAGATGGTGCAGGTGGTCGAGGCGGACAAGAGCTATGACGCACTGGAAGAGATGCGTGGCCATGCCGAGGCCATCCTGCAGGCGCTGGAGCTGCCGTACCGTGCCGTGACGTTGTGCACCGGCGACATGGGCTTCGCGGCGGCCAAGACCTATGACCTGGAAGTCTGGCTGCCGAGCCAGAATACCTATCGCGAGATTTCTTCCATCTCCAACTGCGAAGACTTCCAGGCACGTCGCATGCAGGCACGCGCCCGTGTCGAAGGACAGAAGAAGCCGCAGCTGGTACACACACTGAATGGCTCCGGCCTGGCGGTGGGACGTTGTCTGGTCGCGGTGCTCGAGAACCATCAGAATGCGGATGGTTCCATCAGCGTGCCGCAGGCGCTGCGCAGCTACATGGGCGGTGTGGACACCCTCAACGTCTGA
- the bioD gene encoding dethiobiotin synthase, which produces MPSAHLSNTSQPSASHAIPHGIAAFVTGTDTEIGKTFIASALLARARMRGLSTLGLKPVASDCFESHDGLVNADALSLQAQCEPPADYESINPWRFAPAIAPHIAARQAGVSLEVAKISRHIRHQRERAPRDLTLIEGAGGWRVPLNDEEDFSDLAIALELPVILVVGLRLGCINHARLTLEAIERDGLEVAGYVINHLEADMEVSEDNMATLSRTLKAPCLGVVPWVRDDDLTDSRHAAERAASYLQLPCGLESRSQHGHYD; this is translated from the coding sequence ATGCCATCAGCGCACTTGAGCAATACCAGCCAGCCTTCCGCCTCCCATGCCATCCCCCACGGCATCGCGGCCTTCGTGACCGGCACCGACACGGAAATCGGCAAGACCTTCATCGCAAGCGCCTTGCTGGCTCGTGCCCGCATGCGGGGCCTGAGCACTCTCGGACTCAAGCCCGTGGCGTCAGATTGTTTCGAGAGTCACGACGGGCTGGTCAATGCCGATGCCCTGTCGCTGCAGGCACAGTGCGAGCCGCCCGCGGATTACGAGAGCATCAATCCCTGGCGATTCGCTCCGGCCATCGCGCCGCATATCGCCGCACGCCAGGCAGGCGTGAGTCTCGAAGTGGCCAAAATCTCTCGACACATTCGTCACCAGCGCGAGAGGGCCCCGCGTGACCTGACCTTGATCGAGGGAGCAGGCGGCTGGCGCGTTCCGCTCAATGACGAGGAAGATTTCTCGGATCTGGCCATCGCCTTGGAGCTACCGGTGATCCTGGTGGTAGGCCTGAGACTCGGGTGCATCAATCATGCACGTTTGACCCTGGAAGCCATCGAGCGCGATGGGCTTGAGGTGGCAGGCTATGTCATCAACCATCTGGAAGCCGACATGGAAGTCAGTGAAGACAACATGGCGACGTTGTCGCGCACGCTGAAAGCGCCCTGTCTCGGCGTGGTGCCTTGGGTGCGTGATGATGACCTCACTGACAGCCGCCATGCGGCAGAACGCGCCGCGAGCTATCTGCAATTGCCCTGCGGACTCGAGTCACGCAGCCAACATGGCCACTATGACTGA
- a CDS encoding YnfA family protein, producing MAIVWIYPLAALAEIAGCFAFWAWWKLDRSPLWLIPGMMSLGAFAWLLSLVDVDQAGRAFAIYGGVYIVTSLLWLWLVEQQVPGRWDLLGSLVCLLGSALILWGGRAQ from the coding sequence ATGGCAATCGTATGGATCTATCCCTTGGCGGCACTGGCGGAAATTGCCGGCTGTTTCGCCTTCTGGGCCTGGTGGAAACTGGATCGCAGCCCTTTATGGTTGATCCCGGGCATGATGAGCCTCGGTGCGTTTGCCTGGTTGCTGTCGCTGGTGGATGTCGATCAGGCGGGGCGAGCCTTTGCCATCTATGGTGGGGTATATATCGTCACCTCGCTGCTCTGGCTCTGGCTGGTGGAGCAACAGGTGCCGGGTCGCTGGGATCTGCTCGGCTCGCTGGTCTGCCTGCTGGGCAGTGCGCTGATTCTGTGGGGAGGGCGGGCGCAGTGA
- a CDS encoding pyrroline-5-carboxylate reductase family protein: protein MASSSYPSTSTCHRESRQPPTRLGVLGVGELAESLLVALARGCLRDGRSRHDLEFHLSPRNDVRSHRLGWRFGAVRHASNVAVCEASLCVLVGVRPQQLEALAMELRESRALSKDHHLMVMAAGVSLANLQRWFAPARVVRVMTGLAVSEGQSALTLYPEDPLTRDLLSPAVRQVIAFEEEAAFEASMLAVCVNAWQLAQQQALLDWFQTVPGITGPQARQLLMTQMRDALALMEAHPDTPPGELASRIGTPGTWTARGLEQLGGKDGAHHRWQQVLDGLRSELN, encoded by the coding sequence ATGGCATCGTCATCCTATCCCTCGACCTCCACCTGCCATCGCGAATCCCGTCAGCCTCCTACGCGATTGGGGGTGCTGGGCGTGGGAGAACTGGCGGAGTCTCTTCTGGTCGCGCTGGCGCGAGGCTGCCTGCGCGATGGGCGCTCGCGGCATGATCTGGAGTTCCACCTCTCGCCGCGCAATGATGTCCGCAGCCACCGCCTGGGCTGGCGTTTCGGTGCCGTCCGCCACGCCAGCAACGTCGCGGTGTGCGAAGCCAGCCTCTGTGTGCTGGTCGGGGTCCGACCGCAGCAGCTGGAAGCGCTGGCCATGGAACTGCGTGAAAGCCGCGCTCTGAGCAAGGACCATCATCTGATGGTGATGGCGGCCGGTGTCTCACTCGCCAACCTGCAGCGCTGGTTCGCGCCGGCCAGGGTGGTGCGCGTGATGACGGGGCTGGCGGTGTCCGAGGGGCAGAGCGCGCTCACGCTCTATCCGGAAGACCCCCTCACGCGGGACCTGCTCAGTCCGGCAGTCCGGCAGGTGATTGCCTTCGAGGAAGAGGCCGCCTTCGAGGCCAGCATGCTGGCAGTCTGCGTGAATGCCTGGCAGCTGGCCCAGCAGCAGGCGCTGCTTGACTGGTTCCAGACCGTCCCCGGCATCACCGGGCCGCAGGCCCGCCAGTTGTTGATGACCCAGATGCGTGATGCCCTTGCCCTGATGGAAGCCCACCCCGATACCCCGCCGGGCGAGCTTGCCTCGCGCATCGGCACGCCCGGCACCTGGACGGCACGCGGGCTTGAGCAACTGGGCGGCAAGGACGGTGCCCACCATCGGTGGCAGCAAGTGCTGGATGGGCTGAGAAGCGAGCTGAACTGA
- a CDS encoding hypothetical protein (Regulates the synthesis of nucleoside triphosphates for nucleic acid synthesis, CTP for lipid synthesis, and GTP for protein elongation) produces MTRPRLIINRLDADRIQRLIDSQQHDDELATRLESRLIQAEIVPPDDFPNNHVSMRSHLRLTGSRSGHHELMLRYPDPASDECIPFAFGSTAPSLQSAIAPLCIMSPLGIALLGLAVGEQITLPCEDGLSDIIRVDAILHQPEACGQFHL; encoded by the coding sequence ATGACTCGGCCACGTCTGATCATCAACCGTCTGGATGCGGATCGCATTCAGCGCCTGATCGATAGCCAGCAGCATGATGACGAGCTGGCAACCCGCCTGGAAAGCCGCCTGATTCAGGCGGAGATCGTGCCACCGGATGACTTTCCGAACAATCACGTCAGCATGCGCAGTCATCTGCGCCTCACCGGCTCTCGCTCTGGCCATCATGAACTGATGCTGCGTTATCCAGACCCCGCAAGCGATGAATGCATTCCGTTCGCCTTCGGCTCCACCGCGCCTTCCCTCCAGTCGGCCATAGCCCCGCTGTGCATCATGTCCCCCCTGGGGATCGCCCTGCTGGGACTGGCTGTCGGCGAGCAGATCACCCTGCCCTGCGAGGATGGCCTGAGCGACATCATCCGTGTCGATGCCATCCTGCATCAGCCAGAGGCCTGTGGTCAGTTCCACCTCTGA
- the crcB gene encoding fluoride efflux transporter CrcB — protein MGTWLAVAAGGAIGALGRYLVSGWITGTAGRGFPWGTLGVNLLGSCLMGFLFIWVTQELKLAPVWQAIMVAGFTGAFTTFSTFALEALNLMISGRMLAGLIYVAVSVVACLGMVALGMKLARALL, from the coding sequence ATGGGAACCTGGTTGGCAGTAGCAGCGGGCGGCGCCATCGGCGCTCTTGGACGTTATCTGGTCAGTGGCTGGATCACGGGAACGGCGGGTCGAGGGTTCCCCTGGGGGACGCTCGGGGTCAATCTCCTCGGCAGCTGCCTGATGGGCTTCCTGTTCATCTGGGTCACCCAGGAGCTCAAGCTTGCGCCTGTCTGGCAGGCGATCATGGTGGCCGGCTTCACCGGCGCCTTCACCACCTTTTCCACCTTCGCCCTCGAAGCGCTCAATCTGATGATCAGCGGGCGCATGCTGGCAGGGCTGATCTACGTCGCGGTGAGCGTGGTGGCCTGTCTGGGCATGGTGGCGCTCGGCATGAAGCTCGCCCGCGCCCTGCTGTGA
- a CDS encoding Mpo1 family 2-hydroxy fatty acid dioxygenase has protein sequence MGISSHSHMGLGAQARLKESLAHYSASHRHPDNIRLHLICVPLIFTATLILVWRLLGGQGMSSEPGAGLWMLPGGLLTLAALGFYARLSWRASLVMLVWSLISLAAMFAMLGLRWPVVPLMVAIFLLAWVGQIIGHRLEGRKPAFLDDLRQLLIGPLFVLVELFPDLRDWLLASKSSSDDA, from the coding sequence ATGGGCATCTCATCACACTCGCACATGGGTCTTGGCGCTCAGGCGCGCCTCAAGGAATCGCTGGCCCACTACTCGGCCAGCCATCGGCACCCCGACAATATTCGTCTGCATCTCATCTGTGTACCGCTCATCTTCACCGCGACGCTGATCCTTGTCTGGCGGCTGCTGGGGGGCCAGGGGATGTCCAGCGAACCCGGCGCGGGACTGTGGATGCTGCCCGGCGGCCTGCTGACCCTCGCTGCGCTCGGGTTCTATGCCCGACTCTCGTGGCGCGCATCGCTGGTGATGCTGGTCTGGAGCCTGATCAGTCTTGCCGCGATGTTCGCGATGCTTGGCCTACGCTGGCCAGTGGTCCCGTTGATGGTGGCAATCTTCCTGCTTGCCTGGGTCGGTCAGATCATCGGCCACCGTCTCGAGGGGCGAAAACCCGCATTTCTCGATGACCTGCGCCAGCTTCTCATCGGCCCGCTGTTCGTACTTGTCGAACTGTTTCCCGACCTGCGTGACTGGCTTCTCGCATCCAAATCCTCCTCTGACGACGCCTGA